The following proteins are co-located in the Desulfobacterales bacterium genome:
- a CDS encoding acetoacetate--CoA ligase, with product MSKILWQPSEEQIKQTNMYRFIQYVNGRYNLSISNYPELYQWSVDQIPDFWAAMWDFADIIHSQPYEQVVDDLNKMPGAEWFVGARLNFAENLLRYRDDELAIIFKGENQEPVRLTYAALYDEVARMAASLKEIGVRPGERVVGYMPNMPQTIIAMLAATSLGASWSSCSPDFGFKGVMDRFGQIAPRVLVSADGYFFKGKRIDSLDRVGDIVKQIPSIERVVIVPYTQSAPDISGIDKAMLMDDFKSSESGLSIDFAQLPANHPLYIMYSSGTTGLPKCMVQGSAGILINQLKEHILHTDVKRRDVVFYFTTCGWMMWNWLTCALGTGATIVLYDGNPFYPDEGALWEMAQNEKLTVFGTSAGYISALRDTGLRPGDKYDLRHLRALLSTGSPLSEEGFAYVYDAVKSDLQLASISGGTDLNGCFALGNPIGPVYAGELQCRGLGMKVEAFDQNGKPVLDEQGELVCTAPFPSMPLYFWNDPDNQKYHDAYFSVYSGVWRHGDYIEINDHGGVKIYGRSDATLNPGGVRIGTAEIYRQMEMIDEIEDSIVVGQSWENDVRVILFVKMGDGHQLTDELKQHIKKVIRSEASPRHVPAKIIEVPDIPYTLNMKKVELAVKKTIENKPVKNKDALKNPGALDYYQDMEELKT from the coding sequence ATGTCAAAGATCTTATGGCAACCGAGCGAAGAACAGATCAAACAGACCAACATGTACCGGTTTATCCAGTACGTAAACGGCCGGTATAATCTGTCCATATCCAATTATCCCGAGCTCTACCAGTGGTCCGTGGACCAAATCCCGGATTTCTGGGCAGCCATGTGGGACTTTGCCGATATCATCCACTCCCAGCCCTATGAGCAGGTGGTGGATGATCTGAACAAAATGCCGGGGGCCGAATGGTTCGTCGGCGCCCGGCTCAATTTTGCCGAAAATCTGCTCCGCTACCGGGATGATGAGCTGGCCATCATTTTTAAGGGCGAAAACCAGGAACCCGTGCGGCTGACCTATGCAGCTCTCTATGATGAGGTGGCGCGCATGGCCGCCTCATTGAAGGAAATAGGGGTCCGGCCGGGCGAGCGGGTGGTGGGCTACATGCCCAATATGCCGCAGACCATTATCGCCATGCTGGCAGCCACCAGCCTGGGCGCCAGCTGGTCTTCCTGCTCACCGGATTTCGGGTTCAAGGGGGTGATGGACCGGTTCGGCCAGATTGCCCCGCGAGTCCTGGTATCCGCAGACGGATACTTTTTCAAGGGCAAACGCATTGATTCCCTTGACCGGGTGGGGGATATCGTCAAGCAGATCCCCTCCATCGAGCGGGTGGTGATTGTGCCGTATACCCAGAGCGCGCCGGATATCTCAGGTATAGACAAAGCCATGCTGATGGATGATTTCAAATCTTCTGAATCCGGGCTTTCAATCGATTTTGCGCAGCTTCCGGCCAATCATCCCCTGTACATCATGTACTCTTCCGGCACAACGGGGCTGCCCAAATGCATGGTGCAGGGCAGCGCGGGGATTCTGATCAATCAGTTAAAGGAGCATATCCTGCACACCGACGTCAAACGCCGGGATGTGGTGTTTTATTTCACGACCTGCGGATGGATGATGTGGAACTGGCTGACCTGCGCCTTAGGCACCGGGGCCACCATCGTGCTCTATGACGGCAATCCTTTTTATCCGGATGAGGGGGCGCTCTGGGAGATGGCACAGAATGAGAAGCTCACGGTATTCGGCACCAGCGCCGGCTACATTTCCGCCCTTCGAGACACGGGCCTTCGGCCCGGAGATAAATATGACCTGCGCCATCTGCGGGCCCTTTTATCCACCGGCTCGCCCCTTTCCGAAGAAGGCTTTGCGTATGTCTATGATGCGGTAAAGTCCGATCTTCAACTGGCCTCGATTTCCGGCGGCACGGATTTAAACGGCTGCTTTGCGCTGGGTAACCCCATCGGACCGGTCTACGCCGGTGAGCTCCAGTGCCGGGGATTGGGCATGAAGGTAGAGGCGTTTGACCAAAACGGCAAGCCGGTGTTAGACGAGCAGGGTGAGCTGGTTTGCACCGCGCCTTTTCCCTCTATGCCGCTCTATTTCTGGAATGATCCGGACAATCAGAAATACCATGACGCCTATTTCAGCGTATATTCCGGGGTATGGCGCCACGGAGACTATATTGAGATAAACGATCACGGCGGGGTTAAAATCTACGGCCGCTCGGATGCCACCCTAAATCCCGGCGGCGTGCGCATCGGTACTGCGGAGATCTACCGCCAGATGGAGATGATCGATGAAATCGAGGACAGCATCGTGGTCGGCCAGAGCTGGGAAAATGATGTGCGGGTGATTCTTTTTGTGAAAATGGGGGACGGGCACCAGCTTACCGATGAGCTCAAGCAGCATATCAAGAAGGTGATCCGCAGCGAGGCCTCCCCGCGGCATGTGCCGGCCAAAATTATCGAAGTGCCGGATATTCCGTACACCCTGAACATGAAAAAGGTGGAGCTGGCTGTTAAGAAGACGATTGAAAACAAGCCGGTTAAAAACAAGGATGCGCTCAAAAATCCCGGGGCCTTGGATTATTATCAGGATATGGAAGAGCTTAAGACATAA
- a CDS encoding DUF6125 family protein: MPGNVNSLDELSNEDLARYVINLFHRIIMHYAFWFTEVRHQLRMDRALDVLDEASSKSFNIQMKRLSKTLGFDMAADDLPAPLAEMPREKLMALLNTVSVNWLVNDGVWFQSVEFEHGMNDAKRCNDSCWTQFSPFEAWTIKRFFNMAERPGLEGLKKALGFRLYANINQQSFAEEKPDSFVFQMNDCRVQSARKRKGLEDYPCKTAGLVEYTYFARSIDDRIKTECIGCPPDPHPEEWYCAWRFYIDQ; this comes from the coding sequence ATGCCGGGTAACGTTAATTCATTAGATGAGCTGTCCAATGAGGATTTGGCCCGCTACGTGATCAATCTTTTTCACCGGATCATCATGCACTATGCCTTCTGGTTTACTGAAGTGCGGCACCAGCTGCGCATGGACCGGGCTTTGGATGTGCTGGATGAGGCATCCAGCAAGAGTTTTAACATTCAAATGAAACGGCTTTCCAAAACTTTAGGGTTTGACATGGCGGCAGACGATCTGCCCGCCCCGCTCGCCGAAATGCCGCGGGAAAAACTGATGGCGCTCTTAAATACCGTATCCGTCAACTGGCTGGTCAATGACGGGGTCTGGTTTCAGTCGGTTGAGTTCGAGCACGGGATGAATGACGCCAAACGGTGCAATGATTCCTGCTGGACCCAGTTTTCGCCGTTTGAGGCCTGGACCATCAAACGCTTCTTTAACATGGCCGAGCGCCCCGGCCTGGAGGGGTTGAAAAAGGCCCTGGGGTTCCGCCTCTATGCCAATATCAACCAGCAGTCTTTTGCCGAGGAGAAGCCGGACAGTTTTGTTTTTCAGATGAACGACTGCCGGGTCCAATCGGCGAGAAAACGGAAGGGGCTTGAGGATTATCCCTGCAAAACCGCCGGCCTGGTGGAATATACCTATTTTGCCCGCTCCATCGATGATCGGATTAAAACCGAATGCATCGGCTGCCCCCCGGACCCGCATCCGGAAGAGTGGTACTGCGCATGGCGGTTTTATATTGATCAATAA
- a CDS encoding (Fe-S)-binding protein, which produces MEHEEILHRCFRCGFCKLPSDYSDINCPAYLRYRFESFSPGGRMWLLRAWLDNEIEADARLQEVFFSCATCNNCVEHCIFSKFKDQILSAFIAAKEEMIEQGTVPPPVRDYLTALFEHGNPYKMPRKKRGDWAQAVGLKAYKDQEYLFYAGDVGAFDARGSEIARSAAGLLDHLGLSFGILGPQEGSDGNDAKALGESELFRHLAEQNIKTFHKLGVQKIVTLSPHGYNALKNDYPELDGEFQVFHYTQVLARLLSETKQQDGPAAESSRRVTFHDPCYLGRHNQEYVSARQVLAALPGIELVEMPRSQSDALCCGGGGGNFFTDLVSSGPETSAKVRVREAADTGAEILVTACPICTLMFEDAVKSQNLEGRLQVREISELVTEELL; this is translated from the coding sequence ATGGAGCACGAAGAGATTCTGCATCGGTGTTTTCGGTGCGGGTTTTGCAAACTGCCCAGCGACTACTCGGATATTAACTGCCCGGCTTATCTGCGCTACCGGTTTGAGTCATTTTCCCCCGGCGGCCGCATGTGGCTGTTAAGGGCCTGGCTGGACAATGAGATTGAAGCGGATGCGAGGCTCCAGGAGGTCTTTTTTTCCTGCGCCACCTGCAATAATTGCGTGGAACACTGCATTTTTAGCAAATTCAAGGATCAAATACTAAGCGCCTTTATTGCCGCCAAGGAGGAAATGATCGAGCAGGGCACGGTGCCCCCGCCGGTGAGGGATTATCTGACTGCATTATTTGAGCACGGCAACCCCTATAAGATGCCCCGTAAAAAGCGGGGCGACTGGGCGCAGGCGGTAGGCCTTAAAGCCTATAAAGATCAGGAATACCTTTTTTATGCGGGAGATGTGGGCGCATTCGATGCGCGGGGAAGCGAAATTGCGCGGTCTGCGGCCGGCCTCCTTGACCACCTGGGGCTCTCATTCGGCATCTTAGGGCCGCAGGAAGGCTCGGATGGAAATGATGCCAAGGCCCTGGGCGAATCAGAGCTCTTCCGGCATCTGGCGGAACAGAACATTAAAACCTTTCATAAACTGGGTGTTCAAAAGATTGTCACCCTCTCGCCCCACGGCTACAACGCCTTAAAAAATGACTATCCGGAACTGGACGGGGAGTTTCAGGTGTTCCACTATACGCAGGTGCTGGCCCGTCTGTTATCTGAAACCAAGCAGCAGGACGGGCCCGCGGCTGAATCGTCCCGGCGGGTGACCTTCCATGACCCCTGCTACCTGGGCCGCCATAATCAGGAATACGTAAGTGCCCGGCAGGTTCTGGCAGCTCTGCCCGGCATTGAACTGGTGGAGATGCCCCGCAGCCAATCAGACGCCCTGTGCTGCGGCGGCGGAGGCGGCAATTTTTTTACGGATCTGGTCTCAAGCGGACCCGAGACATCGGCCAAGGTGCGGGTGAGGGAGGCGGCTGATACCGGGGCGGAGATATTGGTGACGGCCTGCCCGATATGTACGCTGATGTTTGAAGACGCGGTGAAATCCCAGAACCTCGAGGGTCGCCTTCAGGTCCGGGAGATTTCTGAGCTGGTGACAGAGGAGCTTCTATGA